One Bos taurus isolate L1 Dominette 01449 registration number 42190680 breed Hereford chromosome 3, ARS-UCD2.0, whole genome shotgun sequence DNA window includes the following coding sequences:
- the LOC780805 gene encoding sterile alpha motif domain-containing protein 13, translating into MVNYYKVLGVPQNASSSDIKKAYHQLALQVHPDKNSENREAAEEKFKQIAEAYAVLSDAKKRDNYDNTRRHCIKRENRGDGRDKDYLKEELRFARPRCDFQSIFEDQDFFSGGCFPTDSVGGARRFRPSFFDVTPIPDTGFSTFVSVGSGPNSPSSRTFVPFISSGMGNFKLVTTYSQTVNGKKVVIKKVLENVS; encoded by the coding sequence ATGGTGAATTACTACAAAGTCCTAGGGGTGCCTCaaaatgcttcctcctctgatatTAAGAAGGCCTATCACCAGTTAGCGCTTCAGGTCCACCCAGACAAGAACTCAGAAAACCGGGAGGCAGCTGAGGAGAAGTTCAAACAAATAGCAGAGGCCTATGCAGTCTTGTCAGATGCCAAGAAACGAGACAACTATGACAACACCAGGAGGCACTGCAtcaaaagggaaaacagaggagATGGCAGGGACAAGGATTATTTGAAGGAGGAACTGCGCTTTGCAAGGCCACGCTGTGACTTTCAAAGCATCTTTGAAGATCAAGACTTCTTCTCAGGAGGCTGTTTTCCCACTGACAGTGTGGGAGGGGCCAGGAGATTCCGCCCCTCCTTCTTTGATGTGACCCCCATCCCGGACACAGGATTTTCCACTTTTGTATCCGTGGGCTCTGGGCCAAATTCCCCTTCCTCCAGGACATTTGTACCCTTCATAAGCAGTGGAATGGGAAACTTCAAACTGGTCACCACTTACAGCCAGACAGTGAATGGCAAGAAAGTGGTTATAAAGAAAGTTCTAGAAAATGTGAGCTAA